A window of Deinococcus radiotolerans contains these coding sequences:
- a CDS encoding phosphotransferase family protein, producing the protein MPALPDLTPTELSAFAQQFSLEGPLTRLPSVGIVNRVYCARRAGRDVVLRVPLPGDTDDALTESVAVPAAVRAGIPTPELLVFDDSRAVLDAPVSVYAFAPGRSLDSLGWAHGDPRLSRAWREAGRALAALHAGVKGAPDPHGHLKAITPPDPARTRARVLTGERLGTAETDWATGLTARLLSENPPPAQPAFLHNDLHAGNLMVNGDGAVSALIDWGDAGWSDPALDLSYSGPLAVPDLLAGYHEASGHADDALTLRVLAYTLDNATRYLTRQPEAHENGDLWYTRPATALMGLLRVSPRVPQWLEVLGR; encoded by the coding sequence GTGCCTGCCCTGCCTGACCTGACCCCCACCGAACTGTCGGCCTTCGCGCAGCAGTTCAGCCTGGAGGGGCCGCTGACGCGCCTGCCCAGCGTGGGCATCGTCAACCGCGTGTACTGCGCCCGCCGCGCCGGGCGGGACGTGGTGCTGCGCGTGCCCCTGCCCGGCGACACCGATGACGCCCTGACCGAGAGTGTCGCCGTGCCCGCAGCGGTGCGGGCCGGGATTCCGACCCCGGAGTTACTGGTATTCGACGATTCCCGCGCGGTGCTCGACGCGCCGGTCAGCGTGTACGCCTTCGCGCCGGGCCGCAGCCTGGACAGCCTGGGCTGGGCGCACGGCGACCCGCGCCTGTCCCGCGCGTGGCGCGAGGCGGGCCGCGCCCTGGCCGCCCTGCACGCGGGCGTGAAAGGCGCACCCGACCCGCACGGGCACCTGAAGGCCATCACGCCCCCCGACCCGGCCCGCACCCGCGCCCGCGTCCTGACCGGCGAGCGGCTGGGCACCGCCGAGACCGACTGGGCGACCGGCCTGACCGCCCGCCTCCTGAGCGAGAACCCGCCGCCCGCGCAGCCCGCCTTCCTGCACAACGACCTGCACGCCGGGAACCTGATGGTCAACGGGGACGGTGCGGTGAGCGCCCTGATCGACTGGGGCGACGCCGGGTGGAGCGACCCGGCCCTGGACCTCAGTTACTCCGGGCCACTCGCCGTGCCGGACCTGCTCGCCGGGTACCACGAGGCCAGCGGGCACGCCGACGACGCGCTGACCCTGCGGGTCCTGGCGTATACCCTGGACAACGCCACCCGCTACCTCACCCGGCAGCCGGAGGCGCACGAGAACGGCGACCTGTGGTACACCCGCCCCGCCACTGCCCTGATGGGACTCCTGCGGGTCAGCCCGCGCGTGCCCCAGTGGCTGGAGGTGCTGGGGCGCTGA
- a CDS encoding quinate 5-dehydrogenase, with the protein MTDILQGWQPAPAGHKHVVSVSLGSSARNAREDVTVLGQPFIIERLGTDGDPKKMAALFQALDGKVDAFGLGGADLYVIADDRRYTFRNVRALVKNAVKTPVLDGSGLKNTLERDAIVQLDPILNWRTQKVLMVSAVDRFGMAEALAQHHADIVFGDIVFGLNLDRPLRSITSLRRVAKLVLPVITQLPQDWFYPTGAKQESSVQGSGTKYYAWADVIAGDTHYAKRYAPQDLTGKTILTQTITAADRDWMKQRGVKRLITTTPRMGSRNFATNVLEAMFVALSGKREALTGPEYLEYIRQVGFKPEVNEL; encoded by the coding sequence ATGACCGACATCCTCCAGGGCTGGCAGCCCGCGCCCGCCGGGCACAAGCACGTCGTGAGCGTCAGCCTGGGCAGCAGCGCCCGCAACGCTCGCGAAGACGTCACTGTGCTCGGCCAGCCGTTCATCATCGAACGCCTCGGCACCGACGGCGATCCGAAGAAGATGGCCGCGCTGTTCCAGGCGCTCGACGGTAAGGTCGACGCCTTCGGACTGGGCGGCGCGGACCTGTACGTCATCGCGGACGACAGACGCTACACCTTCCGCAACGTCCGCGCCCTGGTCAAGAACGCCGTCAAGACCCCCGTCCTGGACGGCTCGGGCCTGAAGAACACCCTGGAACGCGACGCCATCGTGCAGCTTGATCCCATCCTGAACTGGCGCACGCAGAAGGTCCTGATGGTCTCCGCCGTGGACCGCTTCGGCATGGCCGAGGCCCTCGCGCAGCACCACGCGGACATCGTCTTCGGGGACATCGTGTTCGGGCTGAACCTCGACCGGCCCCTGCGCAGCATCACCTCACTGCGCCGCGTCGCCAAGCTTGTGCTGCCCGTCATCACGCAGCTCCCGCAGGACTGGTTCTACCCCACCGGCGCCAAGCAGGAGAGCAGCGTGCAGGGCAGCGGCACGAAGTACTACGCCTGGGCGGACGTGATCGCCGGGGACACCCACTACGCCAAACGCTACGCCCCGCAGGACCTCACCGGGAAGACAATCCTCACACAGACCATCACCGCCGCCGACCGCGACTGGATGAAGCAGCGCGGCGTGAAGCGCCTGATCACCACCACGCCCCGCATGGGCAGCCGCAACTTCGCCACGAACGTTCTGGAAGCCATGTTCGTCGCCCTGAGCGGCAAACGCGAGGCCCTGACCGGCCCCGAGTACCTGGAGTACATCCGGCAGGTGGGCTTCAAACCCGAGGTCAACGAGCTGTAA
- the rpoZ gene encoding DNA-directed RNA polymerase subunit omega, whose amino-acid sequence MAERDIDKLLSLTDSKYRLSVVTAKRALQLRSGAPSVLPVEQRVRTRNLVTQAMRELATGKLTVGTNMIDEQRFHQDYVRQRQAQIQAQLNAERERERD is encoded by the coding sequence ATGGCAGAACGAGATATTGACAAGCTGCTGTCACTGACCGACAGCAAGTACCGACTGAGCGTCGTGACCGCCAAGCGGGCGCTGCAGCTGCGCAGCGGCGCGCCGAGCGTGCTGCCGGTCGAGCAGCGCGTCCGCACGCGGAATCTGGTCACGCAGGCGATGCGGGAACTGGCGACCGGGAAACTCACGGTCGGCACGAACATGATCGACGAGCAGCGCTTCCATCAGGATTACGTGCGTCAGCGTCAGGCTCAGATTCAGGCTCAGCTGAACGCCGAGCGCGAACGCGAACGGGACTGA
- a CDS encoding metallophosphoesterase family protein translates to MIRLAILADLHANLAATLAVHADIQRRGLTDIWVLGDLVGKGPRPREVLDWTQAHATRVIQGNWDARVAGATHRPQDLWPRSKLSPEQLAYLGALPYGIEEQFGGAWWRFVHASSRGLFHRLYPHSSLHDQLEAFAPNAQFGLKAHADALVYADMHEALMLDVEGRPLINCGSVGNPLDSTLPCYLVLEFDPHGPSHSATYVRLTYDRDEEISAAEASGMPFTREYIAELLTGAYQKRRARTGE, encoded by the coding sequence ATGATTCGCCTCGCCATTCTCGCGGACCTGCACGCCAACCTGGCGGCCACCCTCGCGGTCCACGCAGACATTCAGCGGCGCGGCCTGACGGACATCTGGGTGCTGGGCGACCTGGTCGGCAAGGGACCACGCCCGCGTGAAGTGCTGGACTGGACGCAGGCGCACGCCACCCGCGTCATCCAGGGCAACTGGGACGCCCGCGTCGCCGGCGCCACGCACCGCCCGCAGGACCTCTGGCCGCGCAGCAAACTCAGCCCGGAACAGCTCGCGTACCTCGGCGCCCTCCCGTACGGCATCGAGGAACAGTTCGGCGGCGCGTGGTGGCGCTTCGTGCACGCCAGCAGCCGCGGCCTCTTTCACCGCCTGTACCCGCACAGCAGCCTGCACGACCAGCTGGAGGCGTTCGCGCCCAACGCGCAGTTCGGCCTGAAAGCCCACGCGGACGCGCTGGTGTACGCCGACATGCACGAGGCGCTCATGCTGGACGTCGAGGGCCGACCCCTGATCAACTGCGGCAGCGTCGGCAACCCACTGGACTCCACGCTGCCGTGCTACCTGGTACTGGAATTCGACCCGCACGGCCCGTCCCACAGCGCCACGTACGTCCGACTGACCTACGACCGCGACGAGGAGATCAGCGCCGCCGAGGCCAGCGGCATGCCGTTTACCCGCGAGTACATCGCGGAACTCCTGACTGGCGCGTACCAGAAACGCCGCGCCCGCACTGGCGAGTAG
- the xpt gene encoding xanthine phosphoribosyltransferase, whose amino-acid sequence MQALVDAIRQQGEILPGGILKVDGLVNHQLLPHLTREMGETFARHFAPLNPSKIVTIEVSGIAPAIATAMVLGVPMVYARKKKPVTMKEPAFTAQSVSRTKGGVVDLYVSSEFLGADDRVVVIDDFLASGGTLRALAGMIGVSGAQLLGIGCVVEKQFEAGREKLADLNVPIHTLANIVRMSEAAGIEVEAGR is encoded by the coding sequence ATGCAGGCACTCGTGGACGCCATTCGGCAGCAGGGGGAGATTCTCCCCGGCGGCATTCTCAAGGTGGATGGACTCGTCAACCACCAGCTCCTCCCGCACCTGACGCGCGAGATGGGGGAGACCTTCGCGCGGCACTTCGCGCCGCTGAACCCCAGCAAGATCGTGACCATCGAGGTCAGCGGCATCGCGCCCGCCATTGCCACGGCCATGGTGCTGGGCGTGCCCATGGTGTACGCCCGCAAGAAGAAACCCGTGACCATGAAGGAACCCGCGTTCACCGCGCAGTCCGTCAGCCGCACCAAGGGCGGCGTGGTGGACCTGTACGTCAGCAGCGAGTTCCTGGGCGCGGACGACCGCGTGGTCGTGATCGACGACTTCCTCGCGTCGGGCGGCACGCTGCGCGCCCTGGCGGGCATGATCGGCGTCAGCGGCGCGCAGCTGCTGGGGATCGGCTGCGTGGTGGAAAAGCAGTTCGAGGCGGGCCGCGAGAAACTCGCCGACCTGAACGTTCCCATCCACACGCTGGCGAACATCGTCCGCATGAGCGAGGCCGCAGGGATCGAGGTCGAAGCCGGACGGTGA
- a CDS encoding Gfo/Idh/MocA family protein, whose protein sequence is MTDRPFRWGLLGAARIAQALIPAIREAGGEVAGFGARDPHSARVQAFAEQWDVPVLGTYEDVIAADVDAVYNPLPNDAHLPWSVAAMRAGKHALTEKPVALNAAQAQAIADAARETGQLHLEAFAYRFQPHVDRVREIAAQELGEIRAVRGMFGFHMTNPDDFRWNADQGGGALLDVGTYPVNLIRLLLGEPAAVTAQARWTPGGVDLGLSGTLEYPHALASVDCAVDWLHDRSAQRLTVIGTRGVLDVDGVFHSHTQEPTTLRVEVEGQARTEQAGPGNGYARMVAHFQRAARGQEALRFTPDDAVAQARVLDALLQAAHTGQRVPLTP, encoded by the coding sequence ATGACCGACCGACCGTTCCGCTGGGGGCTGCTGGGCGCCGCCCGCATAGCCCAGGCCCTCATTCCCGCGATCCGCGAGGCGGGCGGCGAGGTCGCAGGCTTCGGCGCGCGTGACCCGCACTCGGCGCGGGTACAGGCCTTCGCCGAGCAGTGGGACGTGCCAGTGCTCGGCACCTACGAGGACGTCATCGCCGCGGACGTGGACGCCGTGTACAACCCCCTGCCGAACGACGCGCACCTGCCCTGGAGCGTGGCGGCCATGCGCGCGGGCAAGCACGCCCTGACCGAGAAGCCCGTCGCGCTGAACGCCGCGCAGGCGCAGGCCATCGCGGACGCCGCGCGCGAGACCGGACAGCTGCACCTCGAAGCCTTCGCGTACCGCTTCCAGCCGCACGTGGACCGCGTGCGCGAGATCGCCGCGCAGGAACTCGGGGAGATCCGCGCGGTGCGGGGCATGTTCGGGTTCCACATGACCAACCCCGACGACTTCCGCTGGAACGCCGACCAGGGCGGCGGGGCGCTGCTGGACGTCGGCACGTACCCCGTGAACCTCATCCGGCTGCTGCTGGGCGAACCCGCCGCCGTGACCGCCCAGGCCCGCTGGACGCCCGGCGGGGTGGACCTGGGCCTGAGCGGCACCCTGGAGTACCCGCACGCGCTGGCCAGCGTGGACTGCGCCGTGGACTGGCTGCACGACCGCAGCGCCCAGCGCCTGACCGTGATCGGCACGCGCGGCGTGCTGGACGTGGACGGCGTGTTCCACAGCCACACCCAGGAGCCCACCACCCTGCGCGTGGAGGTCGAGGGGCAGGCCCGCACCGAGCAGGCCGGGCCCGGCAACGGCTACGCGCGGATGGTCGCGCACTTCCAGCGCGCCGCGCGCGGTCAGGAGGCGCTGCGCTTCACGCCGGACGACGCGGTCGCGCAGGCCCGCGTCCTCGACGCGCTGCTGCAGGCCGCCCACACCGGTCAGCGCGTGCCTCTCACCCCCTGA
- a CDS encoding cation:proton antiporter produces MLSAFAVLLCVTALLAYLNERFLHLPTTVGVTLAGALASILLIMLDALGLPGLRGWASGVLQTLNFTEFVLNGILSVLLFAGALSLNARQMLRQRRSILLLAFLSTLISTALIGFAAYGVFALVGLNVPLMWALLFGALISPTDPVAVLDLLKRARVPVKIETLIAGESLFNDGVGVVIFLALAGAAGLGGHGGEVNAAGVAGLFAREALGGLAFGALLGGLGYVTLLGVKEHAVEILLTLALVVGGYVAAAALGVSGPLAMVVAGLVISAYKHTLFTPDTQELVEGFWETIDQVLNIVLFAFIGLDVLLTETTGAQILASVLLIGVALAARWISVAVPFALVRAREGYGAYTVRLLTWGGLRGGIAISLALGLPDSPYRTHLVTVTYAIVLFTIAVQGLTIMPIVRRAVAATPDEG; encoded by the coding sequence ATGCTGAGTGCTTTTGCTGTGCTGCTGTGCGTGACCGCGCTGCTGGCGTACCTGAACGAGCGGTTCCTGCACCTCCCCACGACGGTGGGGGTCACGCTGGCGGGGGCGCTGGCGAGCATTCTGCTGATCATGCTGGACGCGCTGGGCCTGCCGGGCCTGCGGGGCTGGGCGTCGGGGGTGCTTCAGACGCTGAACTTCACGGAGTTCGTGCTGAACGGGATTCTCAGCGTGCTGCTGTTCGCGGGCGCGCTGAGCCTGAACGCCCGGCAGATGCTACGGCAGCGGCGCAGCATCCTGCTGCTGGCGTTCCTGAGCACGCTGATCAGCACCGCCCTGATCGGCTTCGCGGCGTACGGCGTGTTCGCGCTGGTGGGCCTGAACGTGCCGCTGATGTGGGCGCTGCTGTTCGGCGCGCTGATCAGCCCGACGGATCCGGTGGCGGTGCTGGACCTCCTCAAGCGCGCGCGGGTGCCCGTGAAGATCGAAACGCTGATCGCCGGGGAAAGCCTCTTCAACGACGGGGTGGGCGTGGTGATCTTCCTGGCGCTGGCCGGCGCGGCGGGCCTGGGCGGGCACGGCGGGGAGGTCAACGCGGCGGGCGTGGCGGGCCTGTTCGCGCGGGAGGCGCTGGGCGGCCTGGCGTTCGGGGCGCTGCTGGGCGGCCTGGGGTACGTCACGCTGCTGGGCGTGAAGGAACACGCCGTGGAGATCCTGCTGACCCTGGCGCTGGTGGTGGGCGGGTACGTGGCGGCCGCGGCGCTGGGCGTGAGCGGCCCGCTGGCGATGGTCGTGGCGGGCCTGGTGATCTCCGCGTACAAGCACACGCTGTTCACGCCGGACACTCAGGAACTCGTGGAGGGCTTCTGGGAGACCATCGATCAGGTGCTGAACATCGTCCTGTTCGCCTTCATCGGCCTGGACGTACTCTTGACCGAGACGACCGGCGCGCAGATCCTCGCGAGCGTCCTGCTGATCGGCGTGGCCCTCGCCGCCCGCTGGATCAGCGTGGCCGTACCGTTCGCCCTCGTGCGCGCCCGCGAGGGCTACGGGGCGTACACGGTGCGCCTGCTGACCTGGGGCGGCCTGCGCGGCGGGATCGCCATCAGCCTCGCGCTGGGCCTGCCGGACAGCCCGTACCGCACGCACCTCGTGACGGTCACGTACGCCATCGTGCTGTTCACCATCGCCGTGCAGGGCCTCACGATCATGCCCATCGTACGCCGCGCCGTGGCGGCCACCCCGGACGAGGGTTGA
- a CDS encoding flavin reductase family protein, with protein MTDTGLSPQEFRQTLGRFASGVTIITAGHAGERRGMTASAFVSVSLQPPLILVSVDTRAHMHALLLQDDVTHFGVNVLSATQRHLSDHFAGRPGPEDQVSWFEHEGLPLIGGSVAQLVCRKDRVIEAGDHTLFLGFVEYSRYTDDDPLVYFRGQYHELG; from the coding sequence ATGACCGACACCGGCCTCTCCCCGCAGGAATTCCGTCAGACGCTGGGCCGCTTCGCGAGCGGCGTGACCATCATCACCGCCGGGCACGCAGGCGAGCGGCGCGGCATGACCGCCAGCGCCTTCGTGTCCGTCAGCCTCCAGCCGCCCCTGATCCTCGTCAGCGTGGACACGCGCGCCCACATGCACGCCCTGCTCCTTCAGGACGACGTGACGCACTTCGGCGTGAACGTCCTGTCCGCCACGCAGCGCCACCTCAGCGACCACTTCGCGGGCCGCCCCGGCCCCGAGGATCAGGTGTCGTGGTTCGAGCACGAGGGCCTGCCCCTCATCGGCGGCAGCGTCGCGCAACTCGTGTGCCGCAAGGACCGCGTCATTGAGGCCGGGGACCACACCCTGTTCCTGGGCTTCGTCGAGTACAGCCGCTACACCGACGACGACCCGCTGGTGTACTTCCGCGGCCAGTACCACGAACTGGGGTAA
- a CDS encoding glycoside hydrolase family 10 protein yields MSRPPLRALLLPLLLGVPAMAQSAAPATQAPATPAPAAPAPAPASTANAPTAPTTAAPAPEAQPGSALRGLWIDAFGPGLKTPAQVKQTVQDAARLGVNTLFVQAIRRADCLCLKASVPAITDADLTPGFDPLDAITAQAHARGMKVIAWLSVTGVANTSVPNASPDHLMRAHGPDAGRASWLARRPDGSWLEGKDAWLDAAIPDAAEYMTQAAVSLVRNYPVDGIQLDRIRYPDGGAWGYDPKVLARYRAESGRPGTPAASDPTWQAWKREQITNLVRRIALEVKAARPDAWISAATITYNDAPADLGGFRKTRTYTDVMQDWPTWMQTGLLDLNVLMNYKRDAAPPQGAWFDRWNTFAQLVQTRSDGQRVALASGTAMYLNAPKVTAAQAARSVRAGLGWVGYSYRTPTADVYGQRQDTPAGLGAVQAALTAPGGVLNTPRPWTESPVTTRGLLGRITGAGTPGGQTVQVLRDGRLIAQAQTDALGYYGFATLTPGAVEVRVSGQRWLDRVPERGVVRLPDLLVRAVQIIPSLPPAKP; encoded by the coding sequence ATGTCCCGCCCCCCGCTGCGCGCCCTGCTCCTGCCCCTCCTGCTGGGCGTTCCCGCCATGGCCCAAAGTGCCGCCCCAGCCACACAGGCACCCGCTACACCAGCACCAGCTGCGCCTGCTCCGGCCCCTGCGTCCACAGCGAACGCACCGACCGCACCGACCACTGCTGCCCCGGCCCCGGAGGCCCAGCCCGGCTCGGCGCTGCGCGGCCTGTGGATCGATGCGTTCGGCCCCGGCCTGAAAACGCCCGCGCAGGTGAAACAGACCGTGCAGGACGCCGCGCGCCTGGGCGTGAACACCCTGTTCGTGCAGGCCATCCGCCGCGCCGACTGCCTGTGCCTGAAGGCCAGCGTGCCCGCCATCACCGACGCCGACCTGACCCCCGGCTTCGACCCGCTGGACGCCATTACCGCGCAGGCGCACGCCCGGGGCATGAAAGTCATCGCGTGGCTCAGCGTGACCGGCGTGGCCAACACCAGCGTGCCCAACGCCAGCCCCGATCACCTCATGCGCGCCCACGGACCCGACGCGGGCCGCGCGTCCTGGCTGGCCCGCCGCCCCGACGGTAGCTGGCTGGAAGGCAAGGACGCCTGGCTGGACGCCGCCATTCCCGACGCCGCCGAGTACATGACCCAGGCCGCCGTGAGCCTCGTGCGGAACTACCCCGTGGACGGCATCCAGCTTGACCGGATCCGCTACCCGGACGGCGGCGCGTGGGGCTACGACCCCAAGGTCCTCGCCCGCTACCGCGCCGAGAGCGGCCGCCCCGGCACACCCGCCGCCAGCGACCCCACGTGGCAGGCCTGGAAACGAGAGCAGATCACCAACCTCGTGCGGCGCATCGCGCTGGAGGTCAAGGCCGCCCGCCCGGACGCCTGGATCAGCGCCGCCACCATCACGTACAACGACGCGCCCGCCGACCTGGGCGGCTTCCGCAAGACCCGCACGTACACCGACGTGATGCAGGACTGGCCCACCTGGATGCAGACCGGCCTGCTCGACCTGAACGTCCTGATGAACTACAAGCGCGACGCCGCCCCACCCCAGGGCGCGTGGTTCGACCGCTGGAACACCTTCGCGCAGCTCGTGCAGACCCGCAGTGATGGGCAGCGCGTGGCGCTCGCGTCGGGCACCGCCATGTACCTCAACGCCCCGAAGGTCACCGCCGCGCAGGCCGCCCGCAGCGTCAGAGCGGGCCTCGGCTGGGTCGGGTACTCCTACCGCACCCCCACCGCCGACGTGTACGGCCAGCGGCAGGACACGCCCGCCGGACTGGGCGCCGTGCAGGCCGCCCTGACCGCCCCCGGCGGCGTCCTGAACACCCCGCGCCCCTGGACGGAATCCCCCGTCACCACGCGCGGCCTGCTGGGCCGTATCACCGGCGCGGGCACGCCCGGCGGGCAGACCGTGCAGGTCCTGCGCGACGGCAGGCTGATCGCGCAGGCGCAGACCGACGCGCTGGGGTACTACGGCTTCGCCACCCTGACGCCCGGCGCGGTCGAGGTGCGGGTCAGCGGGCAGCGCTGGCTGGACCGCGTGCCCGAACGCGGCGTGGTCCGCCTGCCGGACCTGCTCGTGCGGGCCGTGCAGATCATCCCCAGCCTGCCGCCCGCCAAACCCTGA
- the gnd gene encoding decarboxylating NADP(+)-dependent phosphogluconate dehydrogenase, giving the protein MTLDVQAGADIGVIGLAVMGENLILNMASRGFTVAAFNRTVSKVTAFTGGRARGKRILGADSLEHLVALLKPPRRVMLMVKAGAAVDEFIGHLAPLLSPGDIIIDGGNSHPADSTRRTRELAERGLLFIGTGVSGGEEGALTGPSIMPGGNEQAWEAVKPIFQGIAARVADGTPCCDWVGPDGAGHFVKMVHNGIEYADMQMIAESYQLLRAAGLSAPEAGEVFARWNEGELNSYLIEITADILRKTDDVTGQPLVDVILDAAGQKGTGKWTSVAALDAGSPAATITEAVYARAMSALKAERVAASAVLSGPAFPVPADREAFVEGVRQALYASKIAAYAQGFQLLHLSAKDAGWTLDYGRIAQMWRGGCIIRAAFLDRIKEAYDAQPGLANLLVAPYFCDAVRGAQGAWRETVAAAVRGGVPVPAFSSALAYFDGYRSAVLPANLLQAQRDYFGAHTYERTDRPRGEFFHTNWTGRGGDTASTTYTA; this is encoded by the coding sequence ATGACTCTGGACGTGCAGGCAGGGGCGGATATCGGCGTGATCGGGCTGGCCGTGATGGGCGAGAACCTGATCCTCAACATGGCCAGCCGGGGGTTCACGGTCGCGGCCTTCAACCGCACGGTGAGCAAGGTGACGGCCTTCACCGGGGGCCGCGCCAGGGGCAAGCGCATCCTGGGCGCGGACAGCCTGGAGCACCTCGTAGCGCTACTGAAACCGCCGCGCCGCGTGATGCTGATGGTCAAGGCGGGCGCGGCGGTGGACGAGTTCATCGGGCACCTCGCGCCGCTACTCAGCCCGGGGGACATCATCATTGACGGCGGGAACAGCCACCCGGCGGACTCCACGCGCCGCACCCGCGAACTGGCAGAGCGGGGCCTGCTGTTCATCGGCACCGGCGTCTCCGGCGGCGAGGAGGGTGCGCTGACTGGCCCGAGCATCATGCCCGGCGGGAACGAGCAAGCGTGGGAGGCCGTGAAACCCATCTTCCAGGGGATCGCGGCGCGCGTGGCGGACGGCACGCCCTGCTGCGACTGGGTCGGCCCGGACGGCGCAGGGCACTTCGTGAAGATGGTGCACAACGGCATCGAGTACGCCGACATGCAGATGATCGCCGAGAGCTACCAGCTCCTGCGCGCCGCAGGCCTCAGCGCCCCCGAGGCCGGGGAGGTCTTTGCCCGCTGGAACGAGGGCGAACTGAACAGTTACCTGATCGAGATCACGGCCGACATCCTGCGCAAGACGGACGACGTGACCGGGCAGCCGCTGGTGGACGTGATCCTGGACGCGGCCGGGCAGAAGGGCACCGGGAAGTGGACGTCGGTGGCGGCGCTGGACGCCGGGAGTCCCGCGGCGACCATCACGGAGGCGGTGTACGCGCGGGCCATGAGCGCCCTGAAGGCCGAGCGCGTGGCGGCAAGTGCGGTCCTGAGCGGCCCGGCCTTCCCGGTGCCCGCCGACCGGGAGGCGTTCGTGGAGGGCGTCCGGCAGGCGCTGTACGCGAGCAAGATCGCCGCGTACGCGCAGGGCTTCCAGCTGCTGCACCTGAGCGCGAAGGACGCCGGGTGGACGCTGGACTACGGGCGGATCGCGCAGATGTGGCGGGGCGGGTGCATCATCCGCGCGGCGTTCCTGGACCGCATCAAGGAGGCGTACGACGCGCAGCCGGGGCTGGCGAACCTGCTGGTCGCCCCGTACTTCTGCGACGCGGTGCGGGGCGCGCAGGGCGCGTGGCGGGAGACCGTGGCGGCCGCCGTGCGTGGGGGCGTGCCGGTCCCGGCGTTCAGCAGCGCCCTGGCGTACTTCGACGGGTACCGCTCGGCGGTGCTGCCCGCGAACCTCCTTCAGGCGCAGCGGGATTACTTCGGGGCGCACACCTACGAACGCACGGACCGCCCGCGCGGCGAGTTCTTCCACACGAACTGGACCGGGCGTGGCGGCGACACGGCCAGCACGACGTACACCGCCTGA
- a CDS encoding peptidylprolyl isomerase, with the protein MSDHYQQDGFTVTPELSAERQTSFKAAPELGDGIEPGKTYRAVLETSKGRIVVELFADDAPVTVNSFAYLLRHHYYDGIKFHRVIDGFMAQAGDPTGTGAGGPGYDFEDEPNDHRHRGKGILSMANRGPNTNGSQFFITFVDTPHLDGRHTVFGKVVEGLDVLDRLTRIEPGRMGTADVIETAYLVEK; encoded by the coding sequence ATGAGTGACCACTACCAGCAGGATGGCTTCACCGTCACCCCCGAACTGAGCGCCGAGCGTCAGACCAGCTTCAAGGCTGCCCCTGAACTCGGGGACGGCATCGAGCCCGGCAAGACCTACCGCGCCGTGCTGGAAACCAGCAAGGGCCGCATCGTCGTCGAACTCTTCGCGGACGACGCGCCCGTCACGGTCAACAGCTTCGCGTACCTGCTGCGCCACCACTACTACGACGGCATCAAGTTCCACCGCGTGATCGACGGCTTCATGGCGCAGGCCGGTGACCCCACCGGCACCGGCGCGGGCGGCCCCGGCTACGACTTCGAGGACGAACCCAACGACCACCGCCACCGCGGCAAGGGCATCCTGAGCATGGCCAACCGCGGCCCGAACACCAACGGCAGCCAGTTCTTCATCACCTTCGTGGACACCCCCCACCTCGACGGCCGCCACACCGTCTTCGGCAAGGTCGTCGAGGGCCTCGACGTGCTCGACCGCCTCACCCGCATCGAGCCGGGCCGCATGGGCACCGCCGACGTGATCGAAACCGCATACCTCGTCGAGAAGTAA